Proteins encoded together in one Leptospiraceae bacterium window:
- a CDS encoding DUF5063 domain-containing protein: protein MKFEKKDLDFNKSISFENKNINQISTLGYDTKYRKVFNPINKNVHESIQGDIALDFDDIYCDLKTELEKMKIGTSEAVEDALWQMKFSFLMHWGNHCIDAIRALHYLLQKIN, encoded by the coding sequence TTGAAATTTGAAAAGAAAGATTTAGATTTCAATAAAAGTATTTCTTTTGAAAATAAGAATATAAACCAAATTTCAACATTAGGATATGATACCAAGTATCGGAAAGTATTTAACCCTATAAATAAAAATGTGCATGAATCAATCCAGGGCGACATTGCTCTCGATTTTGATGATATATATTGCGATTTAAAAACTGAATTGGAGAAGATGAAAATTGGAACGAGCGAAGCTGTTGAAGATGCGCTGTGGCAAATGAAGTTTAGCTTTTTAATGCACTGGGGAAATCATTGCATTGACGCAATACGGGCATTGCATTATTTGTTGCAAAAAATAAATTAG